The Amycolatopsis nigrescens CSC17Ta-90 genomic interval CCAGCACCTCCGGCCCGATCTTGACCTCGGTCGATTGGTTGCGGCCGGTGGAGGAGTTGATGACCTCGAGCATGGTCCGCGGGTCCAGACCGAACTTGGTGCCGGTGGTGAGCACCTCGAGCGCCCCGACCAGGCCGATGGCCGACAGCAGGTTGTTGAGCGCCTTCAACGCGTGCGCGGACCCGGCGGGGCCGACGTGCGTCACCGACGTGCCCATCGCGCGCAGCAGCGGAAGGGCCCGCTCGTAGTCCTCGGCCGCCCCACCGGCCATGATCGTCAGCTCGGCCGTCGCGGCCTTGCGCGGACCGCCGGAGACCGGCGCATCCATCATCGCGATGCCGCGCTCCCCGAGCCGCTCGGCCAGCTCTTGGGTCGCGCGGGGTGCTGAAGATCCCATGTCGACGACCAGCGTGCCCGGCCACAGCCGCCCGGCGAAGCTCCCCGGATCGTCCGGATCGCCGAGCACCCGTTCGACGACAGTGCTGTTGGGCAGCATGAGGATCACTATGTCGGCGCCGGCACCGTCGAGCAGGCTCGGCACGGCCGTCACCCGCTCGTTCCGGGCGGCCGTGTCGATCGCGGCAGGGTCGGCGTCGTGGGCCGCGACCGGCACGGATCGCGCGAGATTGCGGACCATGGGCTGCCCCATCGTGCCCAGTCCGATGAAGGTGACGGTGTCCGTCATGGCTGCTTCCCTTCGTGGATGGCCGGTGATTCAGCCATGGAAGGCGGCGACGGTCGGTTCGAGACCGTCCGCGCCGACGACCTCGCGCCAGGCTTCGAAGCCGGCCTGGAAGGCCACGATTCCGGCCTCTGGCAGGGAAATCTCGATCGCTTCCAGGATCTCCCGCGGGGTCACGCCCAGGTCGAGGGCGACCTTGATGTGGCTCTGGATATGCCCCTTCGCGGCGCGCATCACGGTGAGGCTGACGATGAAGATGAGCTCCTTCGTCCTGCGGTCCAGCGTCCGCTGGTCGAGATATGCGGCGCCGACGAGACCGTTGGCGGCCCGCAGCACGTCGAAGTCCTGCTTGGCCATCACCTTGTGGTAGTCGAGGACGTAGCCCCGTTCGCGCGCCATGTCGTCGATGTAGCCCTGCGGATCCTGATCAGCGGTCGCGGTCATCCAGTACTCCGGTCGTCGACTATAACTATAATATCGTAATACAGCTAGTCGATACTACCGGAACTCGAGGCAGGCTAAGCGGCCGTGCCCTCGAGGTGCGCCTTGATCAGTTCCAGGCCGGGCTGGATGCGTGCCGGGTCTTCGACCGGGTGCGGGCCGGCCGGCTCGGTGTCCGGGACCAGCCGCTCGAACAGCCGGCAGAACAGGGTCGTTCCGTCGCCGAGGTCGAAGGTGGTGAAGGTGGCGATCGCGTGCATCGCCGGTGCCGGCGTGCCGTCGTCGAGCACGTCCCGGCCGACCACCGTCCACAGCTTGCCGGGGACCCGCGCCACCACGGTGTAGAGCTTCGGCTTTTCGTTCAGCTCCGGCACGATGTTCTCGAGCAGCACGTCGCCGAGTTCGGCGGGGACGGCCTCCGTGCCGCGTTGCACCTCGGTGCCCGACGCCATCGGCAGCCACTTCGGCAGGTTCGCCCAGGTGGTCACCCAGTCGTACACGACCTGCGCCGGGCGCTCGATGACGATGCGGTTCTCGACGAACCGGATGTTCAGGTTGTCCGGGATCTGGGGCACGTACAAGTCCGCTGACATGATCTCTCCTTTTCCGGTCAGGCGCGGGACCCCTGGTCTCGCTGCCTTCAATCCGCTTGATCGGCTTCCGTTGTCTCCCGCTATCCGGCGTGGTGCGCGCCGGTCATCAGCGCGGCGAGGTCCTCGGGATGCAGGAACGACGGCGGCGGTGGCGGGCCCCAGCTGAACAGGCCCTTGGCGCCGTCGAAGACCTCCGGGCTCCAGAGCTGGTCGTCGATGATCGAGTCCATGTCGGAGTAGTACTCCGAGAAATTGCCCGCTGGGTCCTTGAGGTACCAGAAGAAGTTCGACCCAGCGTGGTGGCGCCCGAGGCCCCAGACGTGCCGTTCCGGGTTGCCTTCGAGCATGGCGGTGGCGCCGCGGCCGACATCGTCGACGTCGTCCACCTGCCACGAGGTGTGGTGCAGGAAATTGACCGGGGCGCCAAGCACCAGCACGTTGTGGTGGTCGGTGGAACACCGCAGGAACGCGCCATGGCCCTTGATCTCGTCGGAAAGCTTGAAACCGAGGCCCTCGGTGAAGAAGCGGCGGGTGGCCGCGTAGTCCACCGAGCCCAGTACCGCGTGGCCGAGCTTGCGCGGCCGTACCGGGTCTTCGCGCAGTACGCCGGGAGCGCGCGTGCCTCGACGTTCGATGCGACCCGGCCCGTTGTACGGCGTCACCGGTGCGGCGGGTTGGGTCAGGCGGTCGGCGATCCGCACCACCGCGCGGAAGCCGGCGATCGGTTCCTCGGCGGCGACCGAGTCGGCGGTACGCACCACCGGCAGGTCGAGCTTGCGCAGCCGGGCGGCCACCCCGTCGAGATCGTCGGGATCGTCCGCGCCGACGACGATTTCGGTCAGTCGGCGGGAAGGTGCTCGTACCAGCCGCAGCTGGTCGCCACCGTCGCGTGTGGACAGCCAGCCGTCCGGCCGCGGTGCGAGCCCGAATTCGGTGTAGTAGTCGCGTGTCGCGGCCGGATCGGGTATGCCGATCGTGACCGAGGACAGTCGGTGCAAAGTCATCGATGCCTCCTGGAAATTCGCGGACGGGTTCAGTACCCGGCGACCATCAGGTGGCGCATCTCGCCGACGCCACGCACGTAACTCACCAGTTCGTCACCAGGGCGGAGGAACCGTTCCGGTGTGCGTCCGAGTCCGACCCCGGCGGGGGTGCCGGTGAAGATGACATCACCCGGCAGCAGCGGAGTGATCGCCGACAGCCGCGCGATCAGTTCGGGCACCGGGAAGACCATGTCGGAAGTTCTGCCCTTCTGCAGCTGCTCGCCGTTGATCAGGCAGCCCAGTTCCAGATCGTCGGGGTCGTCGAACTCGTCCGGGGTGACCAGCACCGGCCCGATCGGCCCGAAGCCCGGGTAGGACTTGGCCATGCTGAACTGGGGCGCCGGGCCCACCCGCTGCCGGTCGCGCTCCGAGATGTCCTGGCCCACCGAGACGCCCGCGATGTAGCGCCACGCGTCCAGGGCGGCGATGCGATGCGCCGTGCGGCCGAGTACCACGACCAGCTCGACCTCCCAGTCCACTTTGCCCGGTGGCAGGGCGATCGTCGCGTGCGGACCGGTCAGCGAGGTCACGAACTTGGTGAACACCGGCGGCTCCTCGGGCACCGCGAACGACGATTCCGCGGCGTGGTCGGCGTAGTTGAGGCCGATGGCGAAGACCTGCCGGGGGTTCGGGGCCGGGTTGCCGAACGCCGTCGCCGGAACGTCCGACAGCGGCGTGCCCTCCTCGGCAACGGTCGCGCAGAACTCGAGCAGTTCGTCCCAGCGCTGGTAGGCGTCCTGGATGCCGGGGCCGAACCGTCCGCGGCTGGCGCGCGCGAGGTCGATCACCGTGTCGGACGCGGTGATCAGCGACAACCGGTCTGAGATCGTGGCGAAACGCATGGCGTGGACTCCTGACTGGGCTGGGTATGGACGTGTCATCGCTTCGACGCGGGGGCACCGCGCGTGGCCGCTGACCGGTAGTCGGTGTAGGTGTAGGGGTTGTCGAGGACCTTGGTATCGGGGATCTCCGGGTTCATGCCCTCGCGCCAGGCCCGCTCACCGAGCTCGGCGCGCAGGTGGTCGACCGTTGCCTCGACCGCACGACGTGCACCGGCCAGGTCGACACCGATGAGGCGACCCGCGCGCTTCACGATCCGGCCGTCGACCAGGACCGTGTCCACATCAGCGCGCTGAGCGTGCAGTGCGACGTGTCCGTGCGGGTTCAGCAGCGGCATCATCGCCGGCGAGTCGTCGTTGCGGACGAGCACGAGGTCCGCTTTCTTGCCGACCTCCACACTGCCGATCTCGCTGTCCCGCCCGAGCGCCCGCGCTCCACCCCGCGTGGCCCACTCGACGACCTGATCGGCATGCAGGGAGACATGGGTGACGGTCTCACCGCGAGCGTGCGCCACCAGGTGCTCGTAGGCGCGATCGGCACCCAGCGTCGAGCGCATGGCGGAGAACAGGTCGCCGCTGCCGAGCACACAGCTGTCTTGCGACAGCGACACCGGGATGCCGTGGGCTCGCAGGGCGGCCGTCGCGGGATAGCCCTGCCCGGCGTTCTGCTCGCTTTCCGCGGCCACCGACACCGATCCGCCGGTCGCCGCGATTCGGGCGTAGGAGTCTGCGGAGAACGTCGAGGCGTGCACGTACACCGTCCTGGCTTCGCCGTAGCCGTGCTCGTGGATCAGTCGCACGGCGTCGTCGCCCGTCGCGCCCCGGACTCCGGCGTGCGTGGTTACCGCCAGGTCGAGCTCCCTGGCCACCTCGAAAGCCGGCTGCTCGGGAAAGCTCGGATCGCCGGTGACGTCGAAGGCGATCTGGAAGCCCTCGAGATCGCCGGACCGACGATCGAAGAACTTGCGGAACTCGGGGGTACCAGTCCAGTTCGCGGGTGCGTCCTGGATGTTGCCGTAGGCCAGCACGAACTTCCCCGGCACCGAGGCGAGCGCATCGACCGCGGCCTCGGCATGGTCGATCGTCTGCAGCCCGTGCGACCAGTCCACGCTGGTGGTGACCCCGGCGTCGATCGCCTCCAGTGCGCCGAGG includes:
- a CDS encoding NAD(P)-dependent oxidoreductase, with the translated sequence MTDTVTFIGLGTMGQPMVRNLARSVPVAAHDADPAAIDTAARNERVTAVPSLLDGAGADIVILMLPNSTVVERVLGDPDDPGSFAGRLWPGTLVVDMGSSAPRATQELAERLGERGIAMMDAPVSGGPRKAATAELTIMAGGAAEDYERALPLLRAMGTSVTHVGPAGSAHALKALNNLLSAIGLVGALEVLTTGTKFGLDPRTMLEVINSSTGRNQSTEVKIGPEVLDGRFQVGFSLPLTVKDITTALDLSTSLGLAPEVSRACVRFCQAALADLGEENPDQSEIARYLAKVTGVDLSTTVIPS
- a CDS encoding carboxymuconolactone decarboxylase family protein, whose product is MTATADQDPQGYIDDMARERGYVLDYHKVMAKQDFDVLRAANGLVGAAYLDQRTLDRRTKELIFIVSLTVMRAAKGHIQSHIKVALDLGVTPREILEAIEISLPEAGIVAFQAGFEAWREVVGADGLEPTVAAFHG
- a CDS encoding SRPBCC family protein, with the protein product MSADLYVPQIPDNLNIRFVENRIVIERPAQVVYDWVTTWANLPKWLPMASGTEVQRGTEAVPAELGDVLLENIVPELNEKPKLYTVVARVPGKLWTVVGRDVLDDGTPAPAMHAIATFTTFDLGDGTTLFCRLFERLVPDTEPAGPHPVEDPARIQPGLELIKAHLEGTAA
- a CDS encoding VOC family protein — its product is MTLHRLSSVTIGIPDPAATRDYYTEFGLAPRPDGWLSTRDGGDQLRLVRAPSRRLTEIVVGADDPDDLDGVAARLRKLDLPVVRTADSVAAEEPIAGFRAVVRIADRLTQPAAPVTPYNGPGRIERRGTRAPGVLREDPVRPRKLGHAVLGSVDYAATRRFFTEGLGFKLSDEIKGHGAFLRCSTDHHNVLVLGAPVNFLHHTSWQVDDVDDVGRGATAMLEGNPERHVWGLGRHHAGSNFFWYLKDPAGNFSEYYSDMDSIIDDQLWSPEVFDGAKGLFSWGPPPPPSFLHPEDLAALMTGAHHAG
- a CDS encoding fumarylacetoacetate hydrolase family protein produces the protein MRFATISDRLSLITASDTVIDLARASRGRFGPGIQDAYQRWDELLEFCATVAEEGTPLSDVPATAFGNPAPNPRQVFAIGLNYADHAAESSFAVPEEPPVFTKFVTSLTGPHATIALPPGKVDWEVELVVVLGRTAHRIAALDAWRYIAGVSVGQDISERDRQRVGPAPQFSMAKSYPGFGPIGPVLVTPDEFDDPDDLELGCLINGEQLQKGRTSDMVFPVPELIARLSAITPLLPGDVIFTGTPAGVGLGRTPERFLRPGDELVSYVRGVGEMRHLMVAGY
- a CDS encoding amidohydrolase family protein produces the protein MPANDLRRPTVLRGGAVLTMDSGRTVLEGHDVLVVDGRIAAIGVDLVVPDGADEIDARGGVVMPGMVDTHRHLWQTTTRGYGADWTLTQYFVWYYLNWGKKFRPADIHAGNLLGALEAIDAGVTTSVDWSHGLQTIDHAEAAVDALASVPGKFVLAYGNIQDAPANWTGTPEFRKFFDRRSGDLEGFQIAFDVTGDPSFPEQPAFEVARELDLAVTTHAGVRGATGDDAVRLIHEHGYGEARTVYVHASTFSADSYARIAATGGSVSVAAESEQNAGQGYPATAALRAHGIPVSLSQDSCVLGSGDLFSAMRSTLGADRAYEHLVAHARGETVTHVSLHADQVVEWATRGGARALGRDSEIGSVEVGKKADLVLVRNDDSPAMMPLLNPHGHVALHAQRADVDTVLVDGRIVKRAGRLIGVDLAGARRAVEATVDHLRAELGERAWREGMNPEIPDTKVLDNPYTYTDYRSAATRGAPASKR